A single Armatimonadota bacterium DNA region contains:
- a CDS encoding HD domain-containing protein, whose translation MTREDAWHLVCEHTPSDSLRRHMLAVETCMRWYAERLGEDPDAWGLAGLLHDFDYEQHPDEHPLWGLRLLEDRGVDERILKAIASHYEAKTGVAPQTPMERHLFACDELAGLITAVTYVRPSKDIADVEVKSVRKKLKEPSFAAGVDRDDVVNGAERIGVELDIHIGNMLEAMKANAGPLGLGGGNVA comes from the coding sequence ATGACCCGGGAAGATGCCTGGCACCTCGTCTGCGAGCACACGCCGAGCGACTCGTTGCGGCGACATATGCTCGCGGTAGAAACGTGCATGCGGTGGTACGCGGAACGTCTAGGCGAGGATCCCGACGCGTGGGGCCTGGCTGGACTCTTGCACGATTTCGACTATGAGCAACATCCCGACGAACATCCGCTCTGGGGCCTGAGGCTCTTAGAGGATAGGGGCGTCGACGAGCGGATCCTCAAGGCGATCGCCAGCCACTATGAGGCGAAGACCGGGGTCGCTCCGCAAACCCCTATGGAGCGCCATTTGTTCGCCTGCGACGAATTGGCGGGTTTGATCACGGCCGTGACGTACGTCCGACCGAGCAAAGACATCGCCGACGTCGAAGTCAAAAGCGTCAGGAAGAAGCTCAAGGAACCGTCGTTCGCTGCAGGCGTCGACCGTGACGACGTGGTGAACGGGGCCGAGAGGATCGGTGTCGAGCTCGACATCCATATCGGCAACATGCTCGAAGCCATGAAGGCGAACGCCGGGCCGTTGGGCCTCGGTGGTGGAAACGTCGCTTAA
- a CDS encoding SEC-C domain-containing protein: MLQLLRKLFDTSEKDVQNIMPTVEQISALEPEIQSLSDEALRAKTDEFKQRLSQGQSLDQVLPEAYAVVREVSRRTLGMRQFDVQLIGGVVLHNGRISEMKTGEGKTLVAVAPMYLNALSGKGAHLVTVNDYLARRDAVWMGPIYHFLGLSLGIIQGQGEDTEELGGSYVFDPDYQHEDPRYLHCRPCTRREAYLCDITYGTNHEFGFDYLRDNMAFALEDLSMRELNYAIVDEVDSILIDEARTPHIISGPSMEDTSVYRIVDAIVKKMEPEAHYTSDKKNHSASLTEDGMDFVEEQMGIDNMASDPRLMHHVNAAVKAYAIFEKNVDYVVRGQEVVIIDENTGRPMFGRRYSDGLHQAIEAKEGVPVQRESQTIAVITFQNLFRMYNKLGGMTGTAKTEEDEFRKIYGLDVVSIPTNRPMVRTDQEDVVYKTMDAKFRGIAREILRLFTKQQPVLVGTRSIEMSEQVSARLTPDMLQKLILTDMLFEKIQSKQANKSAKKEADPLYETTLDELSMQMIQSVMQVAEMPQNALNDEVLEWFLKTHNLPSDNREYLEEALKHGIPHNVLNAKYHEKEAAIISEAGRKGAITIATNMAGRGVDILLGGRVADETVKLARQQEVEDGGVASEYADTFLSFRRGGKERAAPPLPLDDTERRELAEDVRALGGLYILGTERHESRRIDNQLRGRAGRQGDPGESRFFVSLEDHLWKIFNAKMMENPVLKAWPPMEEVRAKFITGMILKTQERIENHFFEARKHVLEYDDVLNAQRETVYGMRREILLGRDCDGDIRGAIQSVVTAICQTGHTIDLETGNPIYDHAKVYESLNEMFPLIDHMSLAHFEAVEPGPELTDEMVGLAMDVFEQKTSGMGSDIMSEIERHVMLRAVNDKWMDHLQMIDYIREGIGLRGYGQTDPLVAYKRETFDLFKHTQAAIREQAVRMIYMAQVQVEPQQVEPVPQMMRLEDLPEGFATEPEAAPSPSSVALMEPMDTGEIDWSRVGRNDVCPCGSGKKFKSCHYPELRAKGVI; this comes from the coding sequence ATGCTCCAGCTTTTAAGAAAACTCTTTGACACGTCCGAGAAGGACGTGCAGAACATCATGCCCACCGTCGAGCAGATCTCGGCGTTGGAGCCCGAAATCCAATCATTGTCCGATGAAGCCCTCCGGGCCAAAACCGACGAGTTCAAGCAACGGCTGTCCCAGGGCCAGTCCCTGGACCAGGTCCTGCCTGAAGCCTACGCCGTCGTCCGGGAAGTCAGTCGCCGGACGCTCGGAATGCGCCAGTTCGACGTCCAACTGATCGGCGGCGTCGTCCTGCACAACGGCCGCATCAGCGAAATGAAGACGGGTGAAGGAAAGACCCTCGTCGCGGTCGCCCCCATGTACTTGAACGCCCTGAGCGGCAAGGGCGCCCACCTCGTCACCGTCAACGACTATCTGGCCCGTCGCGACGCCGTCTGGATGGGGCCGATCTACCACTTCCTTGGCCTTTCGCTCGGCATCATTCAAGGTCAAGGCGAGGACACCGAGGAACTCGGCGGCAGCTACGTGTTCGACCCCGACTATCAGCACGAAGACCCCCGGTACCTCCACTGCCGGCCGTGCACCCGCCGAGAAGCCTATCTCTGTGACATCACCTATGGGACGAACCACGAGTTCGGGTTCGACTATCTCCGGGACAACATGGCCTTCGCCCTTGAAGACCTTTCGATGCGCGAGCTGAACTATGCGATCGTGGACGAAGTCGACTCGATCTTGATCGACGAGGCCCGCACCCCGCACATCATCAGCGGACCGAGCATGGAAGACACGAGCGTGTACCGGATCGTCGACGCGATCGTGAAGAAGATGGAGCCGGAGGCGCACTACACGTCGGACAAGAAGAACCATAGCGCGAGCCTGACCGAGGACGGCATGGACTTCGTGGAAGAACAGATGGGTATCGACAATATGGCGAGCGACCCACGTTTGATGCACCACGTGAACGCCGCCGTCAAGGCGTACGCCATCTTCGAAAAGAACGTGGACTACGTCGTCCGAGGACAAGAAGTCGTCATCATCGACGAGAACACGGGCCGACCCATGTTCGGTCGGCGCTACTCCGATGGCCTCCATCAGGCGATCGAAGCGAAAGAAGGCGTGCCCGTCCAGCGGGAGAGCCAGACGATCGCCGTCATCACGTTCCAGAACCTCTTCCGCATGTACAACAAGCTCGGCGGAATGACGGGCACGGCGAAGACGGAAGAGGACGAGTTCCGAAAGATCTACGGCCTCGACGTCGTCAGCATCCCCACCAACCGGCCGATGGTCCGGACGGACCAAGAAGACGTGGTCTACAAGACGATGGACGCGAAGTTCCGCGGCATCGCCCGGGAGATCCTCCGCCTCTTCACGAAGCAGCAGCCCGTGCTCGTCGGCACACGGTCGATCGAAATGTCCGAACAGGTGTCCGCCCGGTTGACACCGGACATGCTCCAGAAGCTGATCCTGACCGACATGCTCTTCGAGAAGATCCAGTCCAAGCAGGCGAACAAGTCGGCGAAGAAAGAGGCGGACCCGCTCTACGAGACCACGCTCGACGAACTGTCGATGCAAATGATCCAGAGCGTCATGCAGGTCGCCGAGATGCCGCAGAACGCTCTGAACGACGAAGTCCTCGAGTGGTTCCTCAAGACCCACAACCTTCCGTCGGACAATCGCGAGTACCTGGAAGAGGCCCTGAAACACGGCATCCCCCACAACGTCCTCAACGCGAAATACCACGAAAAGGAGGCCGCCATCATCAGCGAGGCCGGTCGGAAAGGCGCGATCACGATCGCGACGAACATGGCCGGACGCGGCGTCGACATCCTTCTTGGCGGGCGCGTCGCCGACGAGACCGTCAAGCTCGCCCGGCAACAGGAGGTCGAGGACGGCGGCGTCGCTTCGGAATACGCCGACACGTTCCTGAGCTTCCGCCGAGGCGGCAAGGAAAGGGCCGCCCCTCCGTTGCCTTTGGACGACACCGAACGCCGCGAGCTCGCCGAAGACGTCCGGGCCCTAGGCGGCCTTTACATCCTCGGCACGGAACGCCATGAAAGCCGCCGCATCGACAACCAGCTCAGAGGGCGCGCGGGCCGTCAAGGCGATCCGGGTGAGAGCCGGTTCTTCGTAAGCCTCGAAGACCATCTGTGGAAGATCTTCAATGCGAAGATGATGGAGAACCCCGTTCTCAAGGCCTGGCCGCCCATGGAGGAGGTTCGGGCCAAATTCATCACGGGCATGATCCTGAAGACACAGGAGCGGATCGAGAACCACTTCTTCGAGGCCCGAAAGCACGTCCTCGAATACGACGACGTCCTCAATGCCCAACGCGAGACCGTCTATGGCATGCGGCGCGAAATCCTGCTCGGTCGGGACTGTGACGGCGACATCCGCGGCGCGATCCAAAGCGTCGTCACGGCCATTTGTCAGACCGGGCACACGATCGACCTGGAAACGGGCAACCCGATCTACGACCACGCCAAGGTGTACGAAAGCCTGAACGAGATGTTCCCGCTGATCGACCACATGTCGTTGGCCCATTTCGAAGCGGTCGAACCAGGGCCCGAACTGACCGACGAGATGGTCGGCCTCGCCATGGACGTCTTCGAACAGAAAACGTCCGGCATGGGCAGCGACATCATGTCCGAGATCGAACGCCACGTCATGCTCCGGGCGGTCAATGACAAGTGGATGGACCACTTGCAGATGATCGACTACATCCGCGAAGGCATCGGGCTTCGCGGCTACGGCCAGACGGATCCGCTCGTCGCCTACAAGCGCGAGACGTTCGACCTCTTCAAGCACACTCAGGCCGCGATCCGCGAACAGGCCGTGCGCATGATCTACATGGCGCAGGTCCAGGTGGAACCGCAACAGGTCGAGCCCGTCCCGCAGATGATGAGGCTCGAAGACCTGCCCGAGGGCTTTGCTACGGAACCGGAGGCGGCCCCGAGTCCGTCGAGCGTGGCCCTGATGGAGCCGATGGACACAGGAGAGATCGACTGGAGCCGGGTCGGTCGGAACGACGTCTGCCCTTGCGGCAGCGGCAAGAAGTTCAAGTCCTGCCACTATCCGGAGCTTCGGGCCAAGGGCGTCATCTGA